Genomic DNA from Triticum dicoccoides isolate Atlit2015 ecotype Zavitan chromosome 4B, WEW_v2.0, whole genome shotgun sequence:
ggcggcggctgcgggtgcGGGGCGGGGCGATGGTGGGTGGTGGTGAGGCGGCGGGGGTGGCGTATATATATAGGATGGGGTGTGGCCGGTTTGGGCAAGTGGCGTCGGCGGCGTCGGCTCGGGGTCggactccccgagtccggcggcgaCACGACGGGGCGAGGCGGCGGTGCTGGCGAggccggcccggctcggctgggccgctggcccagtcgggcgcggacaTTATTTTTATATAAATTGCGCCGAAACAaaacaaatcctagaaaataaaataaaaaatctaaaaatggcaaaacaaattttcacagtctaaataaaatatttagaacaagatgaacattttcttggcctaaaatgcaatttttgaaacgtgcaatttttctaatccaaataaaattgcaacaaaatcaaaataaaactatttatttgattttaatatttttcctccaatatttcatttatattggagaagtcatattatctcctctcattatttttattttagaaatactagggaagaaaaataattaaaaccaaatgatcctcttttcaaaatttgagaaaactcaaatatgaaaataacgaaatccccaactctctctgtgggtccttgagttgcatagaatttctaggatcaacccaaaatgcaaaaaaatatgatatgcaatgatgatctaatgcctaacattccaaattgaaaatttgggatgttacagataccATCTATAACGACCCAAACCTAATAAGATTCGATGTCTCTATGCTCACTTTGCTAATCCCCGGATCAATAGCTAACACACACAATACAAGATGTAATATCAAGAATAAACCACATGTCATAATATTACATCATAGATCCAAAATTTAATATAATACATACCTGCATTGCTCATAACAAAAATACAACGGAAAAGCAAATAAAATCTTCATGGAACCCATCAACACCATAGACAAATGTCGAGTATAGACATTGTAACCCTACATCGTATCACTCACTCATCATATAAGATCTGCAACATGAAACATTGCAGCCACGAAgggtcaatactttgaatgtattgaCAAGTCACACAGGGAAAGATATGACAAACCTACTTCTATATGCAAGGTATATCAAGAGGATAATGTAATGGTtgttttgcagaaagctaattttccCTGATAACTACATAATATAATAGTCTATGTTTAATTATATATTACTAAAATTAAATAGATAAGGTTGAATTGGGCAATCCAATACCAACCTATCCCCATTATTAGGTTTCCCATCAAGTTTTAGTAACTGTATCATCTGTCAAGATCACCCAACAACTGTAATGGTCTAGCTGCTCAAATTTGTCCATAGccgggggacacggctaatcatgataagtttatacactctgcagatgtttgtACAATTTACCCACTTGACCCAACCCGAAtattgagacatagtctttcagaagcagtcGCCTAGTCCCATAGGAGGTCCATCCCAACTATCATAACTACATCTGCTGGCACATCCGGGTAAGGTCtccacaactgatcaactaagctAGAGCCCGTATTAGCCAGTGGTTgtacatggaagctactagtcactaagtctgtctgatcttttaGAGTCTGGACGGCACCCACTTACATTCAGAGGGTATaaaccatgatgttcttgaaaccacccAGCAATACCATTCGGGTGCACTTAACCATGGTCCATGTCCTTAGAAAAGGAACAGGAGATTCCATGATGCAACCCTGTCCGTCCAAAGGTGAATTATATATTATGTCGTTACTCAAGTTATATTATATATAGTCCTCACATAATCTCGATGCATACAcgaaccaatccccgtctacataGCATAGCAAGAGTACAACTACCACGATCTACAATAAGGCCATACTAAGTTGAATCTCAATGGAAATAACATGCTACCATAATTATCCTACACAATGCAAAATATAGTAATGTGGTAGATTATGTGAGGACTATAGGTAAATTATGTGGggcacctaggtgcctgggcacctagcAAGTCAGTTTTGTATTGCATGATGTAAAATCCATGATAGTGACTTTCCAATTTTCGTTTGCATGCATTACAACCATCAACGGTCAATGATTTCTTTCCAAAAAATTAATGTATTAATGGTTTCCTAATATAATTCCTTTAAAACAATAAGGGTATGTATATACAGTCTTATTCTTTAAGTTATCAGATATGATGAATAATACGAAACGTCATTCCAAAGGTTTGTATGTATATTAAGGATGTTTTTGTGCATTTTTCTAAAGTTTTACTTTTCAAGGTATCTAGTATTTTTTGAAAATAAGGACAGATCACGCTTTTAACGGCTAATATTTCTATACAAATTAAAGTGACCAAATAATATAAaatgtgatcctaattttttaaaCATATAGGAATATATGATACCCACGCATGATTTTTTTCCTACGCACATATACCCACCTATGATTATTTTTAGTTTTAGGAATGTATGTTACATATAGCCACATACTATCCCATGTATTTATTATATCGGGGTATATACTCATAAATTTCATGTAGAGGTATGTAAATACGATGAGTATGCACATACAAGAAAATATATTGCATATTCTAGGTATATACATACACAAAAAATCTAATGGATATGTACTAAATAAGTGAATCCATACATACTTAATCTAATGGGTATGTACTAAATATTCTGGGTATATACATACACAGAAAATATAACGCGTTACATACTAAATATTCTGGGTATATATGTACACCAAAAATATAATGCGTTACGTACTAAATATTTTGGGTGTATACATAGACAAAAAATATAATGCTTACGTACTAAATATTATGGGTATATACGTATACCAATCTAATGGGTACATATTAATAAAATGAATTCATACGTACCTAGTTCGTACAAATATTAATTAAATATCCATAAACCTAATGTGTAGCATTTTTTCCTTCTAAAGATATGTCACCATGCATGGCGTGTTTAATGACATCCACTAAATGATACGCCTCATAATTCTTTCCAACTTTAATTGTTTAAGAATTGGCAATTACTAATGGATTGGCAGTTACCTTTTATATGTATCACAACAGCACGCATCTAAATGTTATCAAATGGTGAAAAGGCAAGGTGCctgggcacacacacacacacacacacacacacacacacacacacacacacacacacatatatatatatatatatatatatatatatatatatatatatatatatatgcatagaaAAATAATAGGATGAAGGATGATTAAGGTGTAACTTGCCTGGTACGTTTGATGAAGTTCTCCGCACTCACAATCCTGACAATTCTACTCGCCACGCCCCGAGCAATCTATCGTAAACAAAAGAATCCAAATAAATAACCATGCCATACAGAAGAaccaaaagaaaaacaaacaaatatGGCATGGTTGAACAATATCAATATACATTATATATAGGTTTAATATATAATATTGGGTGCATATGGTGCTATAAGGTGTCAGGGTGAAGGAATGAACTCGAAAGAGTTAATGAACAACCGAATATTGCTTGATAAGCTTATATTTGACATAATGTAAAGCAAAGTCAAAGTGATGGGAAACAACATAGAAGTGGTGTAATAGATTGCATATGACATAAGGGTTCATTTGCAAAAGGAATGAATTGAATAGGAGCACTACAATTAAAATTATAGTGAGATGAAGTTCGAATTGAATTTAAATTCAAACAGGTCAAAAGTATTTGAAATTTTGACTATACAAAATATTATCAACAAGTATTTGATACAAGTTTCCAGACGCAAAAAGAATCGCTATATTCCGAAAAACACTTTGAAAGTTAAGGCCTCCAAAAGATTTAATTCAACTTtgaacgaattcaaatttgaaaagtgcaaACATGTAAAATTTTGGTTATGCCATAGTCTTTTGGTCATTGTGAGTGCATAGGAAAAGGAATCACCTAAACTGGATTTGTAGACTAAAAGATATAGCCAAAAGAAGTTTAGTTGAAatctgaaaaaaaaggaaaaacccttTTCTGGAATTACTGTAGCGACGTTGTAGCGTCTACTGTAGAAGGATGGCCACGTGTCGCCGTGCGATTGGCTGAAGAGTTCACATGCGCGCGCGTGCCCACCAGCAACAGAGGACGCGGAGGCGGTCTCAGGCGTCGATGGTGGCGCTTCTCCGGCGGGTCTTCGACGAAAGTGAATGGGCGGATGGGTGCGGCTTCGAGTGACAGAGGTAGTGGTGAGGTGGAATGGCGGTGGGGTTTCCTCCATGCGTGACGGCGGCAACGTGAATGGCGTTGTGCTCTAGAGAGATCGGGTTGGCTGGGGAGCTCGAATCTGAGCGTCTGCAATGAGGGAAGGTGGTTGGGAGAGGACGTGCATCAAGGCGATTCACCTAACGAACAGAGGGGACAGGGGTGGATTACACATGCCGGGATTAATAGGGGAAAGGAGTACGAGCGGCGGAACTTGAGGAGGTCCGTGTGTTCGATCTTGAACGGGAAGCCGAGCACTTGGTGCTGGAATCGGACGAGGGGAGTTGAGGGGTTCGTTCGGCGCCCACGGATTGGCGGATGGGTGAGGGAATCGTGTGAATCACGTGGGGTTTGGTTTGTGTTTGGTGCAGCTGCCGTGTGCGTCCAGCTCTCCGATTGGAGCAAGGAGATTACGACTAGGCTCCATTTGTTAGCGGCATAGGGGAGAGAAGAGACCAAAAATCAGAAGAAAGGGGATTGCGGCTTGCTGTTCTGGGCCTTGGGCCGTCGGACGCAACTGTTGCTGTGCAACACAGTGTGGGTGGGCGTTAGATAGGAAATGGGCCAGTCGGCTGTTGGGTTAGAATATGTCAGGGACAGGTTTTATTATTTATAGTCCAAAAAACTTTGATAAAATACATATTATATTTTCATAAACTTTACTTTGACACTTATAAAATGTTCGATGAAATATCTTTGAACTCCAGagaaagattcaaataatattaaaTCAGTTCCAACTCTCTTGTATTGAAGGAGTCATATTACCATCTCTCATAATATTTATTTTTGAGGTGAAATAGTTTTAACTGTTCAACATCCAAATGAGAGAACATTCAATTATTTCACCAATATGATTCTGTGAGGAAGTCATGTCGTCCTCTCTCATATTTGAATTGAAAATATTATGAATATTCTCAAACCCAAAATAAGAACCCAATGAATAATTGGGAAATTCCTTTTATCCCCTCTCGTTTATTATTCGTTTAAATACCAAAAGTTTCAATTCCTAGTCAAAATTTACTAACAACAAGCAACACAAGCAAGTTTTTAATTACCGATTGTAGTTCTTGCCGTTGGTGATCCCTTTGAGGAAAAGGGAGCTAATTTCGCTGTAGTTATTAGGAAACTGATCATTTATGGTGTATTACTCATGATTATTAGCATCAAATCCGTTTTTGATACGGGGTGGAGGGGGTTCTTGGCATGCTATATTTGTGGTACAGAGAGAGGTCAGTCCACGCCATTGCTCTTGCCAGTGCAGTTTCATCTGTTTTCTGTTCTTTCTACCACTTACCGTGATcgaggggagagtgtcatggctGGTCAGGGAGGGAGTGTGAGCGATGTGTTGGGGAAAACACCTGCGAGTGGAGAGGGGCCGAGGGTGATGACGGCTGCCATGGCTGCTGGATCCTCTATCCACCAGGTGGGAATGGAGTCGTCGGGGCGTACTCGGGAGGGTGGCCGTCCTCTTGTCATTGACATGGAGGCTGCCCGCAAGGCCGTCAGCGACTTCCTGGTGGTCGGACGCCTCCTATCTCCTTTCCAGGCCAACCCCGAGGGTCATTGTCGACGACCTCCGGAACACGGCTTGGAAGAACCAGGGAGTGGTCACCGTCCAGGAGGTGGCCAGTGACGACGGGAGGTTCATCCTCAATTTTGCCACTGACAGTGACCGTCGGTTTGTGCTTAAGGCGCAACCATGGCACTTCAAGCGGGACGGCCTCATCTTCGCCGAGTTTGACGGCAAGGGCGACCCAGCGGAGGTCGACCTTGGTGTCATGACCATTTGGGTCCAAGTACGCGACCTCCCGTATGAGCTTAAGACGGAGAGTGTAGGGCGGTCTCTCGAGGATCAGTTGGGAGAGGTGCTGGAGGTTTCGCACCGTAACCATGTAATTGTTGAGAAATTCTTGCGTGTGCGTGTGAAGATCTTATTGCATGAGCCTCTGAAGTGCTCTGTAGAGATTACCCCTTTAGGAAGTTCAAAGATTTTTAAATTTGATGTAAAGTATGAGAAACTACCTCAGTACTGTGAGTGTTGTGGGATAGTGGGTCATACATCAGAGAGGTTTTGTAAAATTCCAAGAGAGGAGAGAGTAGTCTGCTTTCCAAGAAACCTTAGTGTTGAGCCCTACTGGAAAAGCCAAGGTGCTAGCAGGAGGGGTCTCGTCTTCGGGAACTACGTTCGCGGCGGCAACAACTCGTCTACAAGCATCGTCAACAACAACTTCGCCAAGGCCGTGGATGTTGTCAAGGTGGCCACTGCTGTGAGTGGCCTCACGGTCTCCGATAATGCCATACCCTTTAAGTTTAGTGCAGCTAAAAATTCTATGAGGGGCAATTCAAAAAAGAAAGATAAAAAGAAAGGGGGGCCAAATAGAGCTGAAGATGCTCGCAAGCAAGTGCTAGGGAAGAAAAGGGGGCATTCTTTTAGGGCTCGTCCAACGGGCAGTGACTTAGAGTTTTCTTTTGAGAAAGAGATGGATAGTTATGAGCGTATCTTATATGGTGATGTAAACGTCTCATCCAAACGGGTGTGCATGGGTAGAGTTGTAGCAGTCCAGGATGAGGAGGGCGGGGTTATACACGTTGCAAAGGAGACTGACGAGAAGGAGGAAGAGTACGCGCCGCGAGGTGGGGAATCAGTTGGCGAAGACAAAGATGAGATTGGCACATCGGCGGCCTCCGAGGAGGAGGACTGCCGCGCCAAATGAAAATCCTAGGCTGGAACTGCCGTGGTATGCTCTCCAACACGGCAGTTCGTGAGCTTCTAGATCTACAGAAGCGTACAATGGCAGATTTAATTTTCCTTTTTGAATCCCATTTGAATAATTGTAAAGCCGATGAGCTTCGTCGCGTATTAGGTTTTGATTCTATGTTTGTAGTGGAAAGTGATGGTAAGGCCGGTGGCCTCGCTTTGTTTTATCATGAGTCCAATAAAATTGAGTTGAACTATGTCTCGCCCCATTTTATTGATATTGTTTTTATGTATGAGAATGTTGTTCAGTGGCGGTTCACGGGCTTCTATGGTCACCCGAAATGGAATGAACGCCATCTATCTTGGGATGACATTCGTAATTTACATAGTAAGAGTAAccatccttgggtggttttggggGATTTTAATGAAATTTTATACCCCTCGGAAAAAGAGGGCGGTGTACCTAGACCACTTGGTATGATGAGAGAGTTCCGTGAATGCCTAATGGATTGTGGGCTGGAAGATCTAGGCTATAATGGGGACATGTTCACTTGGAGGAGAGGCGAAATTGGTGAGCGCCTTGATCGGGCAGTCTGTAACTTAGCATGGGCAAACAAATTTCCACGAGCGACAGTTATCAATGAAGAACATGTTCATTCTGACCATCGTCCAATCGTACTGGATATGGAATATTGGGAGGAAAAAATCTTTAAACGCCCAGAGGGGCGTGTTAAACAATTTGAGGCGAGATGGTTGAAGGAAGAGACGGTAACTGAAATCGTTAAGGCATCTTGGGAGAAAGCAAAGCTAGCAGGTATTGGACCCACACTTGCTGACCGTACGAGAGCAGTGCATGCCGATCTACATACTTGGGACCGGGAAACGCTAAAGGGACCAAAGGTGAGAAttagaaaattaaaaaaagagtTGGAAAGACTAAGGCGTGGCCCATTGAATACGGAATCTCGATGTCGTCAGAAGGAAATTATTGTGGTAATTGAAAATAGTTTAGAGCAAGAAGAAATATTCTGGTTACAAAGAGGACGGGCAAATTGGTTGATGCACGGGGATCGTAATACGTCTTTCTTTCATAATGCTGCCACGGCCAGGAAAAAAGAAATAATATAAAGAAATTATTAGACAATTCTGGAAACTGGTTAACGGATAAGGATTTGATGAATCACATTACTGGATATTTTACAAAGCTTTTTAAATCAGAAGTTCAACTCCCGAATCAAGATGTTTTATCACTTGTGCAAAGGAGAGTGTCAAACGAAATGAATGATGCTCTACTTGCCCCTTATACCGCGGAAGATGTTCGCAAGGCTTTATTCGATATTGGGGACTTGAAATCTCCAGGGCCAGATGGTCTACATGCTATCTTCTATAAAAGATTTTGGCCCATGTTGGGGGAAGAATTAATTGAGGAGGTTCTGACAGCAATCAACACATGTACGATTCCGC
This window encodes:
- the LOC119293586 gene encoding uncharacterized protein LOC119293586, yielding MEETPPPFHLTTTSVTRSRTHPPIHFRRRPAGEAPPSTPETASASSVAGGHARACELFSQSHGDTWPSFYSRRYNVATIARGVASRIVRIVSAENFIKRTRSYMMSE